A region of the Chlamydia felis Fe/C-56 genome:
ACGCTGCTGCATCTGCATCAATTCCCAATAAATTAGAAGATCGTTTAAGAATAGTTGCCAGATCTTCGTCGGAATAATACGACACCCTACCAGAAAAAGAAAAACGTGCACGCAAAGGCTCGCTTAACATCCCAGAACGTGTAGTTGCTCCAACTAAACTAAACGGAGCAAGATCTACAGAAATAGAACGCGCACCGGGACCAGAGTCAATGGTAATATCAATCTTATAATCTTCCATTGCGGAATATAAATACTCTTCAGCCACTTTTCCCATACGATGAATTTCATCAATGAAGAAAACGTCCCCTTCTTGCAAACTCGTGAGCAACCCCAACAGATCAGAAGGTTTAACAAGTTGAGGTCCCGAAGCAACAACAAGCCCTTTTCCCACGGTACGAGCAACGATATGGGCTAGCGAGGTTTTACCTAGTCCGGGAGGACCAAAAAAAAGACAGTGTCCGGGAACTTCTCCTCTTTGCAAAGCGGCACTAAGAAATAATTCTAGCCGTTCTGTAAGCTGCGCCTGACCACAGAACTCCCTCAATCCTTTAGGCCTTAAAGCGATATCGAACTTTTTATCTTGATGTAAGACAGATACCTGATGTGTCATATGTTACCGCATTTTCCATAGTCTCACAAAGGATAGGAATTTCTGTCTTCTAAGAAATTTACATTCACTCGGTTATTACCATCTTTTTGAAGTAATCTTTCAGACAAGTTTTGCTTTTCTTTTTTTTGAAATTGCACAGTGTGTTTCGTTACCACAAGAAATGTCGTTATACCCAAGCGAATTCTATAGAGTCAATACAACTCATCCATGAAAAAAATGAGAATAATAAACTTAAGTAATCTAGAAAAAAACTAATTAAAAAAACTCTCTCGAAACAAAGTAAACTTATAAGACAAGAGTTAATCGTTACAGGTAATTAAAAAAATCTTAAGAAAATAAGATTTGCCTTTTTCTTATAGCATTATCTAACATCGATGTAGAATCACATTACATACAAAGTCCTTCTCTTTAGAAAGACCGGGTATTTTGCTTCAAAATTCAATAACTTTTGAATTTTTATATATTTGCATATACCGGCATAAAGATGTATTCTATTACCTTATAGAAAACTGCATTTCAAGTATGGCGAAAAATCGCAGTTTCTATAAATTCAAGATACTAAGAAAACGTTCTATAGAATCTAACGACTAAGGTTTCTAAATGAGCATTAAAGAAGATAAATGGATCCGCAAAATGGCACAAACTCATGGAATGATCGAGCCTTTTGCTGATGGTCAAGTAAATATAGACGCTGAAACGGGAGAAAAATTAATTAGCTACGGTTTGTCTAGCTATGGTTATGATCTTCGTTTGTCTCGAGAATTTAAAGTTTTTACTAACGTTTACAATTCTCTTGTTGATCCCAAACATTTTACAGAAGATACATTTATTTCGATTACTGATGACGTTTGTATCATTCCTCCGAACTCTTTTGCTCTTGCGCATAGCGTAGAGTATTTTCGCATTCCAAGAAATGTCTTAACAATGTGTATAGGAAAGTCCACATATGCACGTTGCGGGCTTATTGTTAATGTAACACCTTTTGAACCTGAGTGGGAAGGGTATGTTACCATAGAGATTTCCAATACCACTCCCTTGCCAGCAAAAATTTATGCTAACGAGGGAATTGCGCAAGTCTTATTCTTTGAAGCCGATGAGATGTGCGAAGTTTCTTATGCTGAAAGAAAAGGCAAGTACCAAAAACAGCAAGGAATTACCGTTCCTTTTGTTTAAAGTTTTACTATGCAAAAAGTTCACTGGCAGAGATTCTTAGAAGAAATCGTGGTTAATTCTTGGTGGTTAATCCTCTGCATGCTTATTAGTGGGTTTACGTATGATCGCGCTATTCATCAGCTAAAGCAAGAAGAGATGCGTTTAAAAAATCGTGTATCAGAACTTCAAGCCAAAATTCTTTGCGCTGAAGAAGAGCAGAAAGAACTTCGTTTGCACATTCAACATTGGGATAATCCTGCGGTAATTGAATCTGCTTTGATTCGTAGGCTGGGTTTAATTCCTAAGGGTTATACTAAGGTGTGTTTCTCTCCGGTTATAGAATCGAAGAGCACAGATTGAGACAAGAGCATGATTTCTACTCTACTGATCTTTTTAATCATTTGTTTCACTTTGTGTTCTGGTTTTGTTTCATTATCACAGATAGCACTTTTCTCTCTGCCTACATCTTTAATTTCTCATTATAAGCGCTCTAGGCATAAAAAACAGCAGTTAGTAGCCTCGTTACTTTCTCATCCTCACCATTTATTAATCACGCTTATCTTTCTTGATATTGGATTAAATATTGGAATACAAAACTGTGTTGCTATACTTGTTGGAGATAAGGCTTCGTGGTTAATCATTGTCGGTTTCCCTTTAGCTCTTACACTTATTCTTTGTGAAATTTTACCTAAGGCAGTAGCTTTACCTTAT
Encoded here:
- the ruvB gene encoding Holliday junction branch migration DNA helicase RuvB, with translation MTHQVSVLHQDKKFDIALRPKGLREFCGQAQLTERLELFLSAALQRGEVPGHCLFFGPPGLGKTSLAHIVARTVGKGLVVASGPQLVKPSDLLGLLTSLQEGDVFFIDEIHRMGKVAEEYLYSAMEDYKIDITIDSGPGARSISVDLAPFSLVGATTRSGMLSEPLRARFSFSGRVSYYSDEDLATILKRSSNLLGIDADAAALYEIARRSRGTPRLANNLLRWVRDFAQMREGNRINSDVAEKALSMLLIDDWGLNEIDIKLLTTIIDYYQGGPVGIKTLSVAVGEDIKTLEDVYEPFLILKGLLKKTSRGRMVTQLAYNHLKRCSDNLQILGEEK
- the dcd gene encoding dCTP deaminase; this translates as MSIKEDKWIRKMAQTHGMIEPFADGQVNIDAETGEKLISYGLSSYGYDLRLSREFKVFTNVYNSLVDPKHFTEDTFISITDDVCIIPPNSFALAHSVEYFRIPRNVLTMCIGKSTYARCGLIVNVTPFEPEWEGYVTIEISNTTPLPAKIYANEGIAQVLFFEADEMCEVSYAERKGKYQKQQGITVPFV